The Bacillus sp. Y1 genome has a window encoding:
- a CDS encoding glycoside hydrolase family 52 protein, translating to MTKNMFFNAHHSPIGAFSSFTLGFYGNGGGLDLELGRSPRKNVYVGVESIEHEGMFDALPFFEIVDDESKRYDIENMDPNPDKPKIIRPYAKEEINRDFQLGSDTWKAGDLTFTIYTQVESVPDPSSSKDEELKKVIIPSVWAELTVDNTQGLKKRRAFFGYQGSDPYSSMRRLDDTCDGLVGVGQGRLTAIMTNNPEVRSALHFSLENILTTPIEENWTFGLGPIGALVMDVPAGEKRTYQFAICFHRNGYVTAGLDASYYYTRYFPNIESVADYALENVNEYISRAKQANRLIDNENLSDDQRFMMIHSIRSYYGSTQLLDADGEAFWVVNEGEYRMMNTFDLTIDQMFFELKMNPWTVKNELDMFVSRFSYDDKVRFPGEETLYPGGISFTHDMGVANTVSRPHYSSYELYGLDGCFSHMTYEQLVNWVLCASTYVEQTQDKDWLSKNLDIFIRCFESMLNRDHPESDKRDGIMGLDSSRVMGGAEITTYDSLDVSLGQARNNIYLAGKTWASYIALEKLFRENHLEEKSKEAGVQAERCAATIVSQVTPSGYIPAVIKEGNDSKIIPAIEGLIFPYYTNNHEALDPNGRFGTYIQVLKTHLKTVLTEGICLFEDGGWKISSTSNNSWLSKVYLCQFIAREILEFEWDEKGAQSDAAHVAWLTHPTLSVWSWSDQIISGEISGSKYYPRGVTSILWLEESKKAASLDKVTQQA from the coding sequence ATGACAAAGAACATGTTTTTTAATGCACATCACTCACCAATCGGAGCATTTTCTAGTTTTACACTTGGATTCTATGGAAATGGAGGGGGATTGGATTTAGAACTAGGTCGTTCTCCGAGAAAAAATGTTTATGTTGGCGTTGAATCTATTGAGCACGAGGGAATGTTTGATGCACTGCCGTTCTTTGAAATAGTAGATGATGAAAGTAAGCGCTATGATATTGAAAATATGGATCCAAACCCAGATAAACCAAAGATTATTCGCCCGTATGCTAAGGAAGAAATCAACCGTGATTTTCAATTAGGATCTGACACTTGGAAGGCTGGAGATTTAACTTTTACGATCTATACACAGGTTGAATCGGTTCCTGATCCTTCGTCATCAAAGGATGAAGAATTAAAAAAAGTGATCATCCCATCTGTTTGGGCAGAGCTTACCGTTGATAACACACAAGGTTTGAAAAAACGCCGGGCATTTTTCGGCTATCAAGGAAGTGACCCGTACAGTTCGATGCGTCGCCTTGATGATACATGTGATGGCCTAGTTGGTGTGGGGCAAGGTCGGTTAACGGCAATTATGACGAATAACCCTGAAGTAAGGTCAGCTTTGCACTTTAGCTTAGAAAATATATTAACGACACCAATAGAAGAAAATTGGACCTTTGGATTAGGACCAATCGGTGCTCTTGTCATGGACGTTCCAGCAGGAGAAAAGCGTACCTATCAATTTGCTATCTGCTTTCATCGGAATGGTTATGTAACGGCTGGGCTGGATGCTTCGTATTATTACACAAGATATTTTCCAAATATAGAGTCTGTAGCTGATTATGCATTGGAGAATGTTAATGAGTATATAAGTCGAGCAAAACAAGCTAATAGACTAATAGACAATGAGAATTTATCTGATGACCAAAGGTTTATGATGATTCATTCCATTCGCAGCTATTACGGATCTACTCAATTATTGGATGCAGATGGTGAAGCTTTTTGGGTAGTGAATGAAGGTGAATATCGGATGATGAATACATTTGACCTAACGATAGACCAAATGTTCTTCGAATTAAAAATGAATCCATGGACGGTAAAAAATGAGCTAGACATGTTTGTGAGTCGCTTTAGCTATGATGATAAGGTTCGTTTTCCAGGGGAAGAGACATTATATCCGGGTGGCATTAGTTTTACACATGATATGGGAGTAGCTAATACCGTTTCCAGACCCCATTATTCCTCCTATGAGCTTTATGGATTAGATGGGTGTTTCTCCCATATGACGTATGAGCAGCTAGTCAACTGGGTATTATGCGCATCAACGTATGTAGAACAAACTCAGGATAAAGATTGGTTAAGTAAAAACCTAGACATCTTCATTCGTTGTTTTGAAAGTATGCTGAATCGTGACCACCCTGAATCGGATAAGCGAGATGGAATTATGGGGCTAGATTCCTCGCGCGTCATGGGCGGTGCGGAAATTACAACCTATGATAGTTTAGATGTTTCACTAGGTCAGGCAAGAAACAATATTTATCTCGCGGGGAAAACATGGGCTTCATATATTGCATTAGAAAAGCTATTTAGAGAAAACCATTTAGAAGAAAAGTCGAAGGAGGCTGGTGTGCAGGCTGAAAGGTGTGCAGCAACTATTGTCTCTCAGGTCACTCCTAGTGGATATATTCCAGCAGTTATTAAAGAAGGAAATGATTCAAAAATAATACCTGCCATTGAAGGATTGATTTTCCCATACTATACGAATAACCATGAAGCATTAGATCCAAATGGCCGTTTTGGTACTTATATTCAAGTGTTGAAAACACATTTGAAAACGGTATTAACTGAGGGGATTTGTTTGTTTGAGGATGGTGGATGGAAGATTTCTTCCACTAGTAATAACTCTTGGTTAAGTAAAGTCTATTTATGTCAGTTCATCGCCCGTGAGATTCTTGAGTTTGAGTGGGATGAAAAAGGAGCGCAGTCAGATGCAGCCCATGTGGCTTGGTTGACACATCCTACTTTATCGGTTTGGAGCTGGAGCGATCAAATCATTTCTGGGGAAATTTCGGGTAGTAAGTATTATCCAAGAGGAGTAACAAGTATTTTATGGCTTGAGGAAAGTAAAAAAGCAGCATCTTTAGATAAAGTTACTCAACAGGCTTAG
- a CDS encoding ROK family protein, with amino-acid sequence METITWNQQVVKKNNKALVLQLIMEKEPISRADIAQVSGLNKATVSSLVNELLEEELIYESGPGESSGGRRPVILHFNKIAGYSIGIDIGVNYILCVLTDLKGNIVIEKNQTVHKTSYATTIEMVKEMIQSLIAEMPSSRYGIVGIGVGVPGIVNIEGTVLLAPNLGWKTIQIKKDLEDVFHVPVIIENEANAGAFGEQQFGIGQNYQNIIYISAGIGIGVGIILNNELYQGKNGFSGEMGHMIIDINGKPCNCGSRGCWEVYASEQALLEKAGENSNSLENLIQLANSDDKNAQNLFTEIGAYLGYGINNIINTFNPDQVIIGNRLSMAKDWIEQPILSTIENHSLAFHQNEFQLDFSKLGKYSIAIGMSAFVVENFIKA; translated from the coding sequence TTGGAAACCATTACATGGAATCAACAAGTTGTGAAAAAAAATAACAAAGCCCTCGTATTACAGTTAATTATGGAAAAAGAGCCCATTTCTCGAGCTGACATTGCTCAAGTTTCTGGGTTAAATAAGGCAACCGTCTCTTCTTTAGTAAATGAGTTATTAGAAGAAGAGCTTATATATGAATCTGGGCCAGGTGAATCTAGTGGTGGCCGTCGCCCTGTTATTCTCCATTTTAATAAAATAGCTGGATATTCCATTGGAATTGATATCGGAGTGAACTATATATTATGTGTACTGACTGATTTAAAAGGGAATATCGTCATTGAAAAAAATCAGACTGTTCACAAAACCTCCTATGCTACTACCATCGAGATGGTAAAAGAAATGATCCAGTCATTAATCGCCGAGATGCCTAGCAGTAGATATGGAATTGTCGGTATTGGAGTAGGTGTACCCGGGATAGTTAATATAGAGGGTACTGTTCTGCTTGCCCCCAATTTAGGTTGGAAAACCATTCAAATAAAAAAGGATCTTGAGGACGTATTCCATGTTCCCGTCATCATTGAAAACGAAGCTAATGCTGGGGCATTTGGTGAACAACAGTTTGGTATTGGTCAAAATTATCAAAACATCATTTATATTAGTGCCGGAATCGGAATTGGTGTAGGAATCATTTTAAACAATGAACTATACCAAGGGAAAAATGGATTCTCTGGTGAGATGGGCCATATGATCATTGATATTAATGGAAAGCCATGTAACTGTGGTAGCAGAGGATGCTGGGAAGTGTATGCTTCTGAACAGGCTTTGTTGGAGAAAGCTGGAGAAAATAGCAACTCACTTGAAAACTTAATACAATTAGCTAACAGTGATGATAAAAATGCTCAGAATTTATTTACAGAGATAGGTGCTTACCTTGGATATGGAATCAACAATATTATCAATACCTTTAATCCTGACCAGGTAATCATAGGCAATCGATTATCAATGGCTAAAGATTGGATCGAGCAACCCATTCTTTCAACAATAGAAAATCACTCACTCGCTTTTCACCAAAACGAATTCCAATTAGATTTCTCAAAACTTGGTAAATATTCAATTGCGATTGGTATGTCTGCTTTTGTAGTTGAGAATTTTATTAAAGCGTAA
- a CDS encoding SDR family oxidoreductase, whose translation MKLLVTGATGKLGTKVVETLLKTVPANQLAVSVRNPEKAEGFQSRGVEVRQGDFDRPETLDSAFAGIDRLLLISADGDNDTRIRQHANAVAAAKRAGVKFIVYTSIANALESKNFLAPTHKATEEAIIQTGIPYSFLRNNWYLENESSSIQGVLAGAPWVTSAGQGRVGWALQQDYAEAAATVLSGSGHENTVYELSGNLLTQEEIAAALGTVLKKEVPVQQVDDATYADIMKGAGVPDFLIPFVVNIQKDIREGTLEVESNDFEKLLGRPATSIIEGLDLIVKSIS comes from the coding sequence ATGAAATTATTAGTAACAGGTGCAACAGGTAAATTAGGAACGAAAGTGGTAGAAACCTTATTAAAAACAGTACCAGCCAATCAATTAGCTGTAAGTGTTCGTAACCCAGAGAAAGCGGAAGGATTTCAATCTCGTGGAGTGGAAGTTCGCCAGGGAGATTTTGACCGTCCGGAGACATTAGATTCTGCTTTTGCAGGTATTGATCGACTTTTACTCATCTCTGCTGATGGAGATAATGACACAAGAATAAGACAGCATGCGAATGCGGTAGCTGCTGCAAAGCGTGCTGGTGTTAAATTTATCGTATACACTAGCATAGCGAATGCGTTGGAAAGTAAAAACTTCCTTGCACCAACTCATAAGGCAACAGAAGAAGCCATTATTCAAACGGGAATTCCATATTCTTTCTTACGTAACAATTGGTATTTAGAGAACGAAAGCTCAAGCATTCAAGGTGTACTTGCAGGCGCTCCATGGGTGACTTCAGCAGGACAGGGAAGAGTAGGCTGGGCATTGCAACAAGACTATGCAGAGGCAGCAGCAACCGTGCTATCTGGGAGTGGTCACGAAAACACAGTTTACGAATTATCCGGTAATCTATTAACACAAGAAGAAATTGCAGCAGCTCTGGGGACGGTACTCAAGAAGGAAGTACCTGTACAACAAGTGGATGATGCTACTTATGCGGATATCATGAAAGGGGCTGGCGTACCAGATTTCCTTATCCCTTTCGTAGTGAACATCCAAAAAGATATTCGCGAAGGAACACTAGAAGTCGAGAGCAATGATTTTGAAAAACTTCTTGGGCGTCCGGCTACATCCATTATTGAGGGATTAGATCTAATTGTTAAGAGTATCTCTTAG
- a CDS encoding Rrf2 family transcriptional regulator, with product MSISSRFTVGVHILTLIELNKDGISSSEFLAGSVNTNPSLIRKIMGMLKKAGLIEVQPGIAGAKLAKEPATITLLDVYKAVDVVKEKELFSLHDNPHPDCPVGRNIQDSITPILSAAQFALEKVLGNVTIEEVVKDIVEKENINS from the coding sequence ATGTCCATAAGTAGTCGCTTTACTGTCGGGGTTCATATATTAACTCTTATTGAATTAAATAAAGACGGAATTAGCTCATCAGAATTCTTAGCTGGGAGCGTCAACACAAACCCATCTTTAATCAGAAAAATTATGGGGATGCTCAAAAAAGCTGGACTAATAGAAGTACAACCAGGAATCGCTGGAGCAAAACTTGCTAAGGAACCAGCTACTATTACATTACTTGACGTGTATAAGGCGGTTGATGTGGTAAAGGAAAAAGAACTATTCAGTTTACATGATAATCCACACCCGGATTGTCCTGTAGGTAGAAATATACAAGATTCGATTACTCCTATATTATCAGCAGCTCAATTTGCTTTAGAAAAGGTATTAGGCAATGTAACTATTGAAGAGGTTGTTAAAGATATTGTAGAGAAAGAGAATATTAACAGTTAA
- a CDS encoding mannitol-1-phosphate 5-dehydrogenase produces the protein MKQAVHFGAGNIGRGFIGALFSQSGYHVTFVDIADQIINQLNEEKQYKVKLATDEQESILIENVSGLNNLKQEDEVVETIKKAAFLTTAIGPNILPRIASLIAKGLAARVEENSDKLYVIACENQISATDLLRDYILEHLDDKTQEKVLAQVEFLNSAVDRIVPIQNNQGSLDVLVEPYHEWVVETKEEIPPIEGMIIVPELAPFIERKLFTVNTGHAVIAYFGYLANKETIDQTLADVNIYNQVKATLGETGAYLIKQYHLDPEEHIQYIEKIIKRFQNTHLHDGVTRVGRSPLRKLGPEDRLVRPALQAQKADLSYDNLAKAIAAALLFDYKEDEDAVKLQSMINEHGVPYVLQQVCGLDDSSQLAKDIIRHYEVLKG, from the coding sequence ATGAAACAAGCAGTTCATTTTGGAGCGGGAAACATCGGAAGAGGATTTATTGGAGCACTTTTTTCTCAGTCCGGCTATCATGTTACTTTTGTAGATATTGCCGATCAAATCATTAATCAACTAAATGAAGAAAAACAATATAAAGTTAAGCTTGCAACAGATGAACAGGAAAGTATTCTAATAGAGAATGTTTCAGGATTGAATAATTTAAAACAGGAAGATGAAGTAGTAGAAACAATCAAGAAGGCAGCTTTTTTAACGACGGCGATTGGACCTAACATCCTCCCGAGAATCGCATCTTTAATTGCAAAGGGATTGGCTGCTAGGGTAGAAGAGAATAGTGACAAGCTTTATGTAATTGCCTGTGAAAATCAAATTTCTGCTACAGATCTTTTAAGAGACTATATCCTTGAGCATCTTGATGATAAAACACAAGAAAAGGTACTTGCTCAAGTTGAATTCTTAAATTCAGCTGTTGACCGGATTGTTCCGATTCAAAATAATCAAGGTTCTCTTGATGTGCTTGTTGAACCTTACCATGAATGGGTTGTTGAAACGAAAGAAGAAATTCCTCCTATTGAAGGAATGATTATCGTTCCAGAACTAGCCCCATTTATTGAAAGAAAATTGTTTACTGTTAACACAGGACATGCCGTCATTGCTTATTTCGGTTATCTTGCAAACAAGGAAACGATTGACCAAACTCTAGCTGATGTGAATATCTACAATCAGGTAAAGGCCACACTGGGTGAGACGGGTGCTTATTTAATCAAACAGTACCATCTAGATCCGGAAGAACATATACAATATATTGAGAAAATCATTAAACGTTTCCAGAATACTCATTTACATGATGGTGTAACAAGAGTAGGTCGTTCTCCGTTAAGAAAGCTTGGACCAGAGGATCGACTCGTACGTCCAGCACTACAAGCTCAAAAAGCTGACCTTTCTTACGACAATTTAGCAAAGGCTATTGCTGCAGCCTTACTTTTTGATTACAAAGAAGATGAAGATGCAGTAAAGCTTCAGTCAATGATTAACGAACATGGAGTACCATATGTTCTTCAACAAGTATGTGGTCTTGATGACTCAAGCCAACTTGCAAAAGATATTATTAGACACTATGAAGTATTGAAGGGATAA
- a CDS encoding BglG family transcription antiterminator codes for MDITSREKAIIELIIKTSGKHTVLSIASSLNVSTRTIQRDLKATERIIEKFGLRLTRNMDQGLSIEGKNEQIYRLIQHLAGSTPIDQPPLEKKLRLLLAVYEEELFKIQTLASHLGVSSATLAIYLDELAEWLEIFQLQLTRKRGVGVELHGTEANKRRALVHFFLQYFHDEFIEKLFILEKGSPTEEKILHYFYPDDLLEVLTLVNLSFHKTQARVTDRAYLEVVLHIYITLKRTDAHFFLEEDVNLLEKDVAIEYDLMLMISRELERKLDMSLTKRDILFLALILKGTKLQGAEAEPENILLAQLIKNVIRSVSNQLQVNLTDDFSLFQGLLAHMEPALFRIEQKMESFNPLKEEIKRKYPVLFMAVKNSVKEEFKSINHFPEDEIAFMVLHFGSALLMQEEYLTIKALVICPTGIGTSKMLASRIKKEIVEIDTVDIKSIIEITEHVDLQSYDVIISTVRLPFIDVEYVLVNPLLSTENIETIKSFIQNNIEDIAKGEKYKKIERHAVFSSRVKKNMNLLDMLHDMKGIQQSIESIMQNYRFYRMNHSESQEIILKKMLQIAQKENLLTDSADILNSLKEREKRGGLGIPQTNLALFHARNEHVRELIFRIAHLPNPRLVRGMDGNMVMMKNLLLMLAPLELSNRQQEIISLISTNIIETEEAILIFSSANEELIYKRLEFIFADYLQSNFKIIDREG; via the coding sequence ATGGATATAACCTCAAGGGAAAAAGCCATAATTGAACTGATTATTAAAACTTCTGGAAAACATACCGTTCTTTCAATTGCATCTTCACTAAATGTAAGTACAAGGACTATCCAACGTGATTTAAAGGCAACGGAAAGGATCATTGAGAAGTTTGGATTAAGGCTAACACGCAACATGGATCAAGGTCTTTCTATTGAGGGGAAGAACGAGCAGATATACAGGTTAATTCAGCATTTGGCAGGGAGTACACCTATTGATCAACCTCCTCTCGAAAAAAAGCTTCGATTACTTTTAGCTGTATATGAAGAAGAACTATTTAAAATTCAAACTTTAGCAAGTCATCTTGGCGTCAGTTCAGCAACATTAGCCATTTATCTGGATGAACTGGCGGAATGGCTAGAGATTTTTCAATTACAGTTAACAAGAAAAAGAGGAGTAGGAGTAGAGCTGCATGGTACAGAGGCTAACAAACGAAGAGCACTTGTACATTTTTTCCTACAGTATTTTCATGATGAGTTTATAGAAAAACTATTTATTCTGGAAAAGGGAAGTCCAACCGAGGAAAAGATTCTACATTATTTTTATCCAGATGACTTACTAGAAGTGCTTACCTTGGTCAATCTAAGCTTTCATAAAACCCAAGCGCGTGTAACAGATCGAGCATACTTGGAAGTGGTTTTACATATTTATATCACTCTAAAGAGAACGGATGCTCACTTTTTTCTGGAAGAGGATGTTAACTTACTAGAAAAAGATGTTGCGATTGAATATGATCTGATGTTGATGATTAGTCGTGAGTTAGAACGAAAGCTTGATATGAGCCTTACAAAAAGAGATATTCTTTTTTTAGCATTGATTCTAAAAGGTACAAAGCTTCAAGGTGCTGAGGCTGAACCCGAAAACATTTTACTTGCTCAACTGATTAAAAACGTGATTCGCTCCGTTTCTAATCAGCTTCAGGTAAATTTAACGGATGACTTCTCATTATTTCAAGGGTTACTTGCCCATATGGAGCCAGCACTTTTTCGAATCGAACAGAAGATGGAGTCATTTAATCCACTTAAGGAAGAAATCAAACGAAAGTATCCAGTTTTGTTTATGGCAGTAAAAAATAGTGTAAAAGAGGAATTTAAATCCATTAACCACTTTCCTGAGGACGAGATTGCTTTTATGGTGTTACACTTCGGTTCCGCATTATTAATGCAGGAAGAATATTTGACGATTAAAGCTTTGGTTATCTGTCCTACCGGTATCGGGACTTCAAAGATGTTGGCTAGTAGAATTAAAAAAGAAATAGTAGAAATTGATACGGTTGATATTAAGTCGATTATAGAAATAACGGAACATGTTGATTTACAATCATATGACGTAATAATCTCAACCGTAAGATTGCCTTTCATTGATGTAGAATACGTATTGGTAAACCCACTGTTGAGTACAGAAAACATTGAGACGATTAAAAGCTTTATACAGAATAATATTGAAGACATAGCAAAGGGTGAAAAATACAAAAAGATCGAACGTCATGCAGTGTTTTCATCCCGTGTGAAAAAAAACATGAATTTGCTTGACATGCTTCATGATATGAAGGGGATTCAGCAGAGTATAGAGTCCATCATGCAAAATTACCGATTTTACCGGATGAATCATTCAGAAAGCCAAGAAATAATACTGAAAAAAATGTTGCAGATCGCACAGAAAGAAAATCTGTTGACCGATTCTGCGGATATCCTAAATTCTCTAAAAGAGAGGGAAAAAAGAGGTGGTCTCGGAATTCCCCAGACCAATTTAGCGTTATTTCATGCAAGAAATGAGCATGTGCGTGAGCTGATTTTCCGAATTGCCCATTTGCCTAATCCTCGTCTGGTGAGGGGAATGGACGGAAACATGGTCATGATGAAGAATCTATTGCTCATGCTGGCTCCATTAGAGTTAAGCAATAGACAGCAGGAGATTATTAGCTTAATTAGCACGAACATTATTGAGACAGAAGAGGCTATTTTGATTTTTTCCTCAGCAAATGAAGAACTAATTTATAAAAGGTTAGAATTTATCTTTGCAGATTATCTTCAGTCGAATTTTAAAATAATTGATAGAGAGGGATGA
- a CDS encoding PTS mannitol transporter subunit IICBA produces the protein MAQSNIKVAVQKFGNFLSSMVMPNISAFIAWGLITALFIPTGFFPNENLAKMVTPMVTYLLPILIGYTGGKLVHQERGAVVGAIATMGVIAGADIPMFLGAMVIGPLGGFVIKKFDQLIEGKVKAGFEMLVNNFSAGILGAILAILAFLGVGPAVDVFTGWLVSGVDWLVGTGLLPLTSILIEPAKVLFLNNAINHGVLSPIGVEQVKQTGQSILFLLEANPGPGIGVLLAYMFFGKGTAKKSAPGAGIIHFFGGIHEIYFPYILMRPMLFFAVILGGMSGVFTLVLLGGGLFAPSSPGSIIAITAVTPHHASAYIANFAGVIVAAAVSFIVSSFILKTGKQGEDDLEAAAQKMQEMKGKKSSVSNVLTDQGAIPDNVTKVIFACDAGMGSSAMGASLLRKKVKEAGMDIAVTNMAISNLPADAQIVITQEELTPRAKNKVPNAYHISVDNFLSSPEYDKLISELQFPASSTLHDIVEEAEENGTDNSNEEVSHSDDLLRPENVFINQEFANKEEAIRFAGRALLNAGYVDESYIEAMIERDNMTSTYMGNDVAIPHGTEEAKKAVIKSGFTVLQVPNGVDFDGQKVRLIFGIAGKDGTHLEILSGIAVTCSDMENIEKMAEAKTAQEIIDIIGKK, from the coding sequence ATGGCACAATCAAATATAAAAGTGGCTGTACAAAAGTTTGGTAATTTCCTAAGTTCTATGGTCATGCCAAATATATCTGCATTTATTGCTTGGGGGTTAATTACAGCTTTATTTATTCCTACTGGCTTTTTCCCAAATGAAAACCTTGCCAAAATGGTTACCCCAATGGTTACCTATTTACTTCCTATTTTAATTGGATATACAGGTGGTAAACTTGTTCATCAAGAACGTGGAGCGGTTGTTGGTGCAATTGCAACAATGGGTGTTATTGCAGGAGCAGACATACCGATGTTTCTTGGTGCGATGGTAATTGGTCCGTTAGGTGGGTTTGTAATTAAGAAATTTGACCAGTTAATTGAAGGGAAAGTTAAAGCTGGTTTTGAAATGCTTGTAAACAATTTTTCTGCTGGTATTCTAGGGGCAATCCTTGCCATTCTAGCATTTTTAGGCGTGGGACCTGCAGTCGATGTGTTTACCGGATGGCTTGTATCAGGAGTTGACTGGTTGGTCGGAACAGGATTGCTTCCGCTAACTAGCATTCTAATTGAACCAGCAAAAGTATTGTTCTTAAATAATGCGATTAATCACGGAGTTCTTTCACCAATCGGTGTGGAACAGGTAAAACAAACGGGACAATCCATTTTGTTCCTTCTTGAAGCAAATCCAGGTCCTGGTATCGGCGTTCTACTTGCGTATATGTTTTTTGGAAAAGGAACGGCAAAGAAATCAGCACCTGGTGCAGGAATCATTCACTTTTTTGGGGGTATTCATGAGATTTATTTCCCATATATCTTAATGCGACCAATGTTATTTTTTGCTGTCATCTTAGGTGGAATGAGTGGAGTATTTACTTTGGTCCTTTTAGGCGGTGGATTATTTGCTCCATCATCACCAGGTAGTATTATTGCCATTACTGCAGTTACCCCACATCACGCAAGTGCATATATTGCAAACTTTGCTGGTGTAATCGTGGCAGCAGCTGTTTCATTTATTGTTTCTTCCTTTATTTTAAAAACGGGGAAACAGGGTGAGGATGATCTTGAAGCAGCCGCTCAAAAAATGCAAGAAATGAAAGGGAAGAAAAGCTCTGTATCAAATGTGCTTACAGATCAAGGAGCGATTCCTGACAATGTTACAAAGGTTATCTTTGCATGTGATGCTGGAATGGGTTCAAGTGCAATGGGAGCATCGTTGTTACGTAAAAAAGTAAAAGAAGCGGGAATGGATATTGCGGTTACAAATATGGCTATTAGTAATCTTCCAGCTGACGCTCAAATTGTCATTACACAGGAGGAGCTAACTCCTAGAGCAAAAAACAAAGTACCTAACGCATATCATATTTCTGTTGATAATTTCCTTTCAAGTCCTGAGTACGATAAGCTAATTAGTGAGTTGCAATTTCCAGCAAGTTCCACACTTCATGATATCGTTGAAGAGGCAGAAGAGAACGGTACGGATAATTCGAACGAAGAAGTGTCACATAGTGATGATTTACTACGTCCTGAAAATGTCTTTATCAATCAGGAATTTGCTAATAAGGAAGAAGCAATCCGCTTTGCTGGTCGAGCATTGTTGAATGCGGGTTACGTCGATGAAAGCTATATCGAAGCGATGATTGAAAGAGATAACATGACTTCTACGTATATGGGAAATGATGTTGCGATCCCACATGGAACTGAAGAAGCGAAGAAGGCTGTTATTAAATCAGGATTTACAGTCCTTCAGGTTCCGAATGGTGTAGATTTTGATGGACAGAAAGTACGTTTAATCTTCGGTATTGCTGGAAAAGACGGTACACATCTTGAAATCCTTTCAGGAATCGCAGTTACTTGCTCCGATATGGAAAATATCGAAAAAATGGCTGAGGCAAAAACAGCTCAAGAGATTATCGATATTATTGGTAAAAAGTAA
- a CDS encoding FMN-dependent NADH-azoreductase has product MNVLVVKANNRPASEAISSKMYETFMAELDGKDVNVTTYDVFEEDTPYFGQELFNAFGKVQNGGELTDVESRLLAAKQKAMDLLSSADVVVFAFPLWNLTIPAKLQTFIDYVFAAGFAFKYDASGNLVGLMPEKKAIFLNARGGVYSAPEAAPMEMAVNYMRNVFGGVFGMQIIDEVVIEGHNAMPDKAQEIIAAGLEEVKASARRVVELAVKA; this is encoded by the coding sequence ATGAATGTTTTAGTAGTAAAAGCAAATAACCGCCCTGCTTCTGAGGCGATTTCTAGTAAGATGTACGAAACGTTTATGGCTGAATTAGATGGAAAAGACGTAAACGTTACTACTTACGATGTGTTTGAAGAGGATACACCATATTTTGGCCAAGAGCTTTTTAATGCATTTGGTAAAGTACAAAATGGTGGAGAGCTTACGGATGTTGAATCACGTCTGTTAGCTGCCAAACAAAAAGCAATGGATTTACTTTCAAGTGCAGATGTAGTTGTCTTTGCGTTTCCATTATGGAATTTAACGATTCCTGCAAAATTACAAACATTTATTGATTACGTATTTGCTGCCGGCTTTGCATTCAAATACGATGCTTCTGGAAACCTAGTTGGCTTAATGCCAGAAAAGAAAGCAATCTTCCTAAATGCACGTGGAGGAGTTTATTCAGCTCCTGAAGCAGCACCGATGGAAATGGCTGTGAACTATATGCGTAATGTTTTCGGTGGAGTGTTCGGAATGCAGATCATTGATGAAGTGGTTATTGAAGGACATAATGCAATGCCAGATAAAGCACAAGAAATCATTGCAGCCGGTTTAGAAGAAGTAAAAGCATCTGCACGCCGTGTAGTTGAATTAGCGGTAAAAGCATAA
- a CDS encoding winged helix-turn-helix transcriptional regulator: MEIKPELCRVDDALGILTGKWKPIILLHLLTKGTQRFSELKRNMPGITQKMLTNQLRDLEEEDIVQRVVYPQVPPKVEYSITDYGKSLEPILRAMHDWGTKHNLHKKQKMVSE; encoded by the coding sequence TTGGAAATAAAGCCTGAATTATGTCGTGTCGACGACGCTTTAGGGATCTTAACGGGGAAATGGAAACCCATAATCTTATTGCACCTTTTAACAAAAGGAACTCAACGATTTAGCGAGCTAAAACGAAATATGCCTGGAATCACCCAGAAGATGCTAACAAATCAATTACGTGATTTAGAAGAGGAAGACATTGTGCAACGTGTCGTTTATCCACAGGTCCCACCAAAGGTGGAGTACTCAATAACGGATTATGGGAAAAGCTTAGAACCGATATTAAGAGCCATGCATGATTGGGGTACCAAACACAATTTGCATAAAAAACAAAAAATGGTTAGTGAATAA